A genomic region of Eucalyptus grandis isolate ANBG69807.140 chromosome 5, ASM1654582v1, whole genome shotgun sequence contains the following coding sequences:
- the LOC104443437 gene encoding uncharacterized protein LOC104443437 has product MAKKSQRRPMQREKNQASCMWGLIRILDFRSSRKLLTDQRRQNCLVAGAANSVNKLKLLKSCDEDCTGTLDCEEGREMIGGAGKTSVKTLIEKEMVGEDVMTGVSETGIERKRSSLVQESQRKKNRRGSKRSLKKSCDLDGDNFGPTEGSELECSCGQNTYQLLAANHNENEIVEDLCQQISRKSSGCKKCVAYGRVSVQLNPKHSDVEENLFELITEFLNKQLTSGKYIDEYGNIPCSTDVKMLQFLTSAEFSLLDLLQDPNKTVMQYIQRLQDSHLDSLKELNSLREEDALSQYEDSLHHEELSKFGRRAKSQEGKSLNRNEKSPLSNTIVILKPGMTDPLQLKRGCNPRLSPQILYTAKRQSTRASAHYFISDIKRKLKNMVVKEHRGITVDGPKKRHQKGQQILGSVGENVGKCSASKDHLYVELAGIKREKSEDKPGDIRMTTKSEAADNHQHRLSNIYVEAKKHLFEMLNHGDADAVSLSRQYPETLGRILSNPELNCFPIGPRRDSKHGILNHLHSSTQRTTESCISKSFTRGVQTLETDLNISEIVLSSDKVKTTDAATREEIISEDICGATRLEIQGDCDIFCPPSDPVKSPSMSVESIPEDECSKPVKKKYYGMEQQPLSLFSSPPSALTIKKVEDLELVIDRSDRPSPVSVLEPPFTEYDISPASPAPVELSTESLLVEFEDDFSTTDKEIYLRNFEVEKELVFEYIKKVLEASNLNCDDLYLKSQSSDRLIEPSVLDKVDFFGDHLHCDQKLLFDCINEVLLEVFEYYNSCYPSFSFVKRRIRRIPAMKYAVLEVCRGVHWHLLPLPLPRSLEQIIQKDMSRTGTWMDLRFDTENIGVEVSEAIIAELMDEIMSSCVNESVQRANALQLVLGHMTMEA; this is encoded by the exons ATGGCAAAGAAGTCACAAAGGCGGCCCATGCAGCGTGAGAAAAATCAGGCAAGCTGTATGTGGGGTCTGATTAGAATATTGGATTTTCGTTCCTCTAGGAAGCTGCTAACAGATCAAAGGAGGCAAAATTGCCTAGTTGCTG gTGCTGCAAACTCAGTAAATAAActtaaattgttaaaaagttgCGATGAAGATTGTACAGGCACACTG GATTGTGAAGAAGGAAGGGAAATGATTGGCGGAGCTGGAAAGACTAGCGTGAAAACActcatagaaaaagaaatggtcgGTGAAGATGTGATGACAGGAGTGAGCGAAACTGGAATTGAGCGCAAAAGATCTAGTTTAGTACAGGAgagtcaaaggaaaaagaaccgTAGAGGAAGTAAgagaagtttgaagaaaagctGTGATTTGGACGGGGATAATTTTGGGCCCACTGAAGGCTCAGAACTCGAGTGCTCCTGTGGTCAGAACACATATCAACTGTTAGCCGCAAAccacaatgaaaatgaaatagtGGAGGATCTTTGCCAGCAAATTAGTCGAAAAAGTAGTGGTTGCAAAAAGTGTGTTGCTTATGGTAGAGTTAGTGTACAGCTAAACCCAAAGCATTCAGATGTTGAGGAAAATCTGTTTGAGCTGATAACTGAGTTTCTCAATAAACAGCTTACTAGTGGGAAGTATATCGATGAGTATGGGAATATTCCATGCTCCACAGATGTCAAGATGCTCCAATTTTTGACTTCGGCCGAATTTTCACTTTTAGATCTTCTACAAGATCCAAACAAGACAGTAATGCAGTATATTCAGAGGTTGCAAGATTCTCATCTGGACTCACTTAAGGAATTGAACTCATTGCGAGAGGAAGATGCATTGAGCCAGTACGAAGACTCTCTTCATCATGAAGAACTCAGCAAGTTCGGAAGAAGAGCCAAGTCTCAGGAAGGGAAGTCTTTGAATAGGAATGAGAAATCTCCACTTTCTAACACGATTGTTATCTTGAAGCCTGGGATGACAGATCCACTGCAGCTCAAAAGGGGGTGCAACCCACGCTTATCACCTCAAATACTGTACACCGCTAAGAGGCAGAGCACAAGAGCAAGTGCCCACTATTTCATTAGTGATATCAAGAGGAAGTTGAAAAATATGGTTGTGAAGGAGCATCGGGGAATTACTGTAGATGGTCCCAAGAAACGGCACCAAAAGGGGCAGCAAATCTTAGGAAGTGTTGGGGAAAATGTAGGAAAATGTTCTGCAAGTAAAGATCACCTCTATGTTGAGCTTGCAGGaatcaagagagaaaagagcGAAGATAAACCAGGAGATATTCGAATGACGACTAAAAGTGAAGCTGCTGATAACCACCAGCATAGGTTATCAAACATTTATGTTGAGGCCAAGAAGCATCTCTTCGAGATGCTCAACCATGGGGATGCAGATGCAGTTTCTTTGAGCAGACAGTATCCAGAAACCCTAGGGAGGATTCTCTCCAATCCCGAGTTAAACTGTTTTCCGATAGGTCCTCGAAGGGATTCAAAGCATGGCATCCTAAACCATCTGCACAGTTCGACACAGAGAACTACGGAGTCATGCATTTCCAAGAGTTTCACTAGAGGTGTTCAAACTCTGGAGACTGACCTAAATATCTCAGAGATTGTTCTTTCAAGTGATAAAGTAAAAACCACCGATGCCGCTACCAGAGAGGAGATAATTTCTGAAG ATATTTGTGGAGCTACTAGACTGGAAATCCAGGGAGACTGTGACATCTTTTGTCCTCCTTCAGACCCAGTCAAATCACCCAGCATGTCAGTTGAGTCTATACCTGAAGATGAATGTTCCAAACCCGTGAAAAAG AAATATTATGGGATGGAGCAGCAGCCACTGTCTTTGTTTTCATCTCCTCCAAGTgctttaactataaaaaaagttgaagatCTGGAACTTGTCATTGATAGATCGGACCGACCTAGTCCCGTATCTGTTCTGGAGCCACCATTCACAGAGTATGACATTAGTCCTGCAAGTCCTGCTCCTG TTGAGCTCTCAACAGAGTCTCTACTAGTTGAATTTGAAGATGACTTCTCAACCACAGATAAGGAGATCTATTTAAGAAACTTTGAGGTGGAAAAGGAACTAGTTTTCGAATATATAAAGAAAGTACTGGAAGCCTCTAACCTCAACTGTGATGATCTCTACTTGAAGTCACAATCTTCCGACCGTTTAATTGAACCGTCAGTCTTGGATAAGGTTGATTTCTTTGGTGACCACCTTCATTGTGATCAGAAGCTTCTCTTCGATTGCATCAATGAGGTTCTCTTGGAGGTTTTTGAGTACTACAACAGTTGCTATCCCTCCTTCTCTTTTGTGAAACGGAGAATCAGGCGAATCCCGGCCATGAAATATGCAGTCCTTGAAGTATGCAGAGGAGTTCATTGGCAtctcctccctcttcctctgCCGCGATCTTTGGAACAGATCATCCAAAAGGACATGAGTAGAACGGGAACATGGATGGACCTGCGCTTCGACACCGAAAATATTGGCGTCGAAGTGAGTGAAGCTATTATCGCAGAATTGATGGACGAGATCATGTCAAGCTGTGTAAATGAGAGTGTTCAAAGAGCAAATGCCCTCCAGTTGGTGCTGGGCCATATGACTATGGAAGCCTGA